The following proteins are co-located in the Aurantiacibacter atlanticus genome:
- a CDS encoding CpaD family pilus assembly protein, with protein MTTRTKRLAATALALSIGFGLSACGTMNTEPQNMSLNSVNQPVVERNNFSLDLVSSGSGLTVPEQVRLADWFEMLELGYGDRIALDDPASSPAVREDVAAVASRFGILLSDTVPVTVGYVDPGNVRVVVTRTTAHVPGCPIWKDEYGVEVGNQTSPGFGCAVNSNIAAMVADPEHLLNGARGSGDTVVLTSNRAIDSYRNAEPTGGGGTALPEVSSEGD; from the coding sequence ATGACAACCCGTACCAAACGCCTTGCCGCGACAGCCCTGGCGCTCTCCATCGGCTTCGGGCTTTCCGCCTGCGGCACGATGAATACAGAGCCGCAGAACATGTCGCTCAATTCAGTCAACCAGCCGGTTGTGGAACGCAATAATTTCTCGCTCGACCTGGTCAGCAGCGGCAGCGGTCTGACCGTGCCTGAACAGGTTCGCCTGGCCGACTGGTTTGAAATGCTGGAACTTGGTTATGGCGATCGCATCGCCCTGGATGACCCTGCAAGCAGCCCTGCCGTGCGTGAAGATGTCGCTGCTGTGGCAAGCCGCTTCGGCATCCTGTTGAGCGATACCGTTCCGGTGACCGTAGGCTATGTCGATCCCGGTAATGTCCGCGTAGTTGTGACGCGGACCACCGCCCATGTGCCCGGCTGCCCGATCTGGAAGGATGAATATGGCGTCGAAGTTGGCAATCAGACGTCGCCCGGCTTCGGCTGCGCGGTTAACAGCAATATTGCCGCGATGGTCGCCGATCCCGAGCATCTGCTCAATGGCGCGAGAGGTTCCGGCGACACGGTTGTCCTGACATCGAACCGCGCGATCGATTCCTACCGCAATGCCGAGCCCACCGGTGGTGGCGGCACCGCCCTGCCCGAAGTTTCGTCCGAAGGGGACTAA
- the mtnP gene encoding S-methyl-5'-thioadenosine phosphorylase: MAEWHIGVIGGSGLYEPGDLQDAQEIQVNSAFGEPSGPIATGRIGGVKFSFIARHGAGHRLSPSDVNYRANVDALKRCGVTDLMAVSAIGSLREDIAPGEFVVVDQIIDRTLVRERSFFDKGIVAHVPLADPVCPRLSKMAGKACGKAGTRVHQGGTYVAIEGPQFSTRAESLMYREWGGDVIGMTAMPEARLAREAELPYVLIGMVTDYDCWRDKGDVDVAAILKVMAGNADKARSMLTHFGAGLPKQRKASPIDTILDTAIITPKDNWDPLASSKLDAITRRLWK; encoded by the coding sequence ATGGCCGAATGGCACATCGGCGTGATTGGCGGCTCCGGCCTGTATGAGCCGGGTGACTTGCAAGACGCGCAGGAAATTCAGGTGAACAGCGCTTTTGGTGAACCTTCAGGCCCGATCGCGACCGGACGCATCGGAGGCGTCAAATTTTCCTTCATCGCGCGCCACGGGGCGGGCCATCGGCTCTCTCCCTCGGATGTCAATTACCGCGCCAATGTGGATGCGCTCAAACGCTGTGGCGTGACAGATTTGATGGCGGTTTCCGCCATTGGCAGCCTCAGGGAAGATATCGCGCCCGGCGAATTCGTCGTGGTGGACCAGATCATCGACCGCACTCTGGTGCGGGAACGCAGCTTCTTTGACAAGGGCATCGTGGCACATGTTCCGCTGGCTGATCCTGTCTGCCCAAGGCTCTCGAAAATGGCGGGGAAGGCATGCGGCAAGGCCGGCACCAGGGTGCATCAGGGCGGCACCTATGTCGCCATCGAAGGACCACAGTTCTCAACGCGGGCGGAAAGCCTGATGTATCGTGAATGGGGCGGCGATGTGATCGGCATGACCGCCATGCCCGAAGCACGCCTCGCCCGAGAGGCGGAGCTGCCATATGTTCTTATCGGCATGGTCACCGATTACGACTGCTGGCGTGACAAGGGCGATGTCGACGTGGCCGCGATTCTCAAGGTAATGGCAGGCAATGCCGACAAGGCGCGCAGCATGCTGACACACTTCGGTGCCGGATTGCCGAAACAGCGCAAGGCAAGTCCGATCGATACGATCCTTGATACTGCAATTATTACGCCGAAGGACAATTGGGACCCGCTTGCGTCAAGCAAATTGGACGCAATCACCCGCCGACTTTGGAAATAG
- a CDS encoding pilus assembly protein CpaE, producing the protein MSAQWKPGPLGNREPFSAYICDEGALDALRPVVIEMGWQPEKCNKGGLRNAIQSLSIAASPAILMVDLSESGDPLNDINALAEVCEPGTVVIAVGQVNDVRLYRDLVASGIHDYLLKPLSANQVRDALTQAQAVFSAPRSSEGEAEHEHVATAVVGTRGGVGASTIATSLAWLFSIEHERSTALLDLDVHFGTGALSLDLEPGRGLTDAIDNPSRIDGLFIERAMIRANDNLAIMSAEAPINAPVMTDGTAFLQLEEEFRQAFDMTVIDLPRNMLINFPHLLAEVNVVTLVTELTLASARDTIRLLSWLKTNAPNTHPMIVCNKMQSGAAEISKADFEASIEQKINYQINLDQKAASNAAKLGQTFIEANKASRTVNPLRDIAKTIVGVSEDDGASLQQPAKQGSMLGKFDIKSLLSGSSKKSKAPAAAVEAAE; encoded by the coding sequence ATGAGTGCACAATGGAAACCCGGACCGCTCGGAAATCGTGAGCCGTTCTCCGCCTACATCTGCGACGAAGGTGCCCTCGATGCACTTCGCCCGGTGGTTATCGAAATGGGCTGGCAGCCTGAAAAGTGCAACAAGGGCGGTCTGCGCAATGCAATCCAGTCCCTGTCGATTGCAGCCAGTCCCGCGATCCTGATGGTCGACCTATCCGAAAGCGGCGATCCGCTGAACGATATCAACGCCTTGGCCGAGGTTTGCGAACCGGGCACCGTGGTGATTGCAGTTGGCCAGGTGAATGATGTTCGCCTATACCGCGATCTCGTCGCCAGCGGCATTCACGATTACCTGCTGAAGCCGCTTTCGGCCAATCAGGTGCGCGATGCCCTGACGCAGGCGCAGGCAGTGTTCTCCGCCCCGCGCAGTTCAGAAGGCGAAGCCGAGCACGAACATGTCGCGACCGCCGTCGTCGGCACACGCGGCGGCGTTGGTGCCTCCACCATCGCGACTTCGCTCGCTTGGCTGTTCTCGATCGAACATGAACGTTCAACCGCGCTGCTCGACCTCGATGTGCACTTTGGCACTGGCGCGCTCTCGCTTGATCTCGAGCCGGGCCGTGGTCTGACCGACGCAATCGACAATCCGAGCCGCATCGATGGCCTGTTCATCGAACGCGCCATGATCCGCGCGAACGATAACCTTGCCATCATGTCTGCCGAAGCGCCAATCAATGCTCCGGTCATGACCGATGGCACCGCGTTCCTGCAGCTGGAGGAAGAATTCCGCCAGGCGTTTGACATGACGGTGATCGATCTGCCACGCAACATGCTGATCAACTTCCCCCACCTCTTGGCGGAAGTGAATGTTGTCACGCTGGTAACGGAGCTGACGCTGGCTTCGGCCCGCGATACGATCCGCCTGCTGTCCTGGCTCAAGACCAACGCACCCAACACTCATCCAATGATCGTGTGCAACAAGATGCAGTCCGGCGCGGCGGAAATCAGCAAAGCCGATTTCGAAGCCTCGATTGAACAGAAGATCAATTATCAGATCAACCTTGATCAGAAAGCTGCGTCCAATGCGGCAAAGCTGGGCCAGACCTTTATCGAGGCCAACAAGGCTTCACGGACGGTCAATCCCCTGCGCGACATTGCCAAGACGATTGTCGGTGTCAGCGAGGATGACGGTGCGAGCCTGCAACAGCCTGCCAAGCAAGGCTCCATGCTTGGCAAGTTTGACATCAAGTCACTGCTGAGTGGCTCTTCAAAGAAGTCCAAGGCGCCTGCCGCTGCAGTTGAAGCTGCAGAATAG
- a CDS encoding type II secretion system F family protein has translation MNIIQLLLVAGGLMGLMILGYVLVSGKSPDKESQRRLQSLRYRHSDSTVDKVESQLKKAIAARKPKKFKAAGSGSRAEALAVRLNRAGKSWTVQQYLYASLALIIAVSALIFLQSGALMLSLGLGVVIGAGLPHLIVGHFIKRRTNQFNSKFPDAIELLVRGLRSGLPVGETLTVVAQEVPGPVGVEFRSAVERIKIGRTMEESLQETADKLGTAEFQFFVITLAIQRETGGNLAETLSNLADVLRKRAQMKLKIKAMSSESKASAYIVGALPFIVFGMIYWINPNYIGGFFEDERLIVTGLGGLVWMSIGAGIMAKMVSFEI, from the coding sequence ATGAACATCATCCAGCTCCTGCTAGTGGCCGGCGGCCTCATGGGATTGATGATCCTCGGATACGTCTTGGTGTCTGGAAAATCGCCGGACAAGGAAAGCCAGCGACGCCTTCAGTCCTTGCGTTACCGCCATTCCGACAGCACGGTCGACAAGGTCGAAAGCCAGCTCAAAAAGGCTATCGCCGCGCGCAAGCCGAAAAAGTTCAAGGCAGCCGGTTCCGGTTCGCGGGCAGAGGCCCTTGCAGTGCGTTTGAACCGTGCCGGCAAAAGCTGGACGGTGCAGCAATACCTTTACGCATCGCTTGCCCTTATCATCGCGGTGAGCGCCTTGATCTTTCTCCAATCAGGGGCCCTGATGCTTTCCTTGGGCCTGGGTGTCGTGATCGGCGCGGGTCTTCCGCATCTGATTGTCGGCCATTTCATCAAGCGTCGTACCAACCAGTTCAACTCCAAATTCCCCGACGCCATCGAATTGCTCGTGCGCGGTCTGCGGTCTGGTCTACCGGTGGGTGAAACGCTGACGGTGGTAGCACAGGAAGTGCCCGGACCCGTCGGTGTCGAATTCCGCTCTGCTGTGGAACGCATCAAGATTGGCCGCACGATGGAGGAATCGCTCCAGGAAACAGCCGACAAGCTCGGCACGGCCGAATTCCAGTTCTTCGTCATCACGCTCGCAATTCAGCGCGAAACGGGCGGCAACCTTGCAGAAACGCTCTCCAACCTTGCTGACGTGTTGCGCAAACGCGCGCAGATGAAACTGAAGATCAAGGCGATGAGCTCTGAATCCAAGGCCTCCGCCTATATCGTGGGCGCGCTGCCCTTTATCGTTTTTGGCATGATCTACTGGATCAACCCCAATTATATCGGCGGCTTCTTCGAAGATGAACGCCTGATCGTAACCGGTCTTGGTGGCCTAGTGTGGATGAGCATCGGGGCCGGTATCATGGCCAAGATGGTCAGCTTCGAGATCTGA
- a CDS encoding type II secretion system F family protein codes for MAPSQSPTLLGVDIVLVGSVLAGMAAAAILLAIYAAVTVKDPMAKRVKALNERRNELKSGMLTQTAKKRQSLVRKTDTTEKVKDTLAGMKVLQESQIKDVQQKLAQAGYRNKEFAVVVIFARMVLPVVLGLAGVVMFYWTDMFPDWSNFKRFMGFAVMVVAGYKGPEVYLKNIATKRTKMIQKGLPDALDLLVICAEAGLTVDSAFNRVAKELGRAYPELGDEFALTAIELAFLTERRQAFENLAYRVDLDAVRGVVTTMIQTERYGTPLASALRVLSAEFRNERMMRAEEKAARLPAIMTVPLILFILPVLFIVILGPAACSIADAFAGDGPGSN; via the coding sequence ATGGCTCCCTCGCAAAGTCCGACCTTGCTCGGCGTTGATATCGTACTGGTCGGCTCGGTCCTGGCTGGCATGGCCGCTGCCGCAATCCTGCTCGCAATCTACGCAGCGGTCACGGTGAAAGACCCGATGGCCAAGCGCGTAAAGGCGCTTAACGAGCGCCGTAATGAACTTAAATCCGGCATGCTGACCCAAACTGCCAAGAAGCGGCAAAGCCTGGTCCGCAAGACTGACACTACCGAAAAGGTGAAAGACACGCTTGCAGGCATGAAGGTCTTGCAGGAAAGCCAGATCAAGGACGTGCAGCAAAAGCTGGCGCAAGCTGGCTATCGCAACAAGGAATTTGCTGTCGTCGTCATCTTTGCCCGCATGGTGTTGCCCGTTGTGCTGGGCCTTGCCGGCGTTGTCATGTTCTACTGGACCGACATGTTCCCCGACTGGAGCAACTTCAAAAGGTTCATGGGGTTTGCGGTCATGGTCGTGGCAGGTTACAAGGGCCCCGAAGTCTATCTGAAGAATATCGCCACAAAGCGCACCAAGATGATCCAGAAGGGTCTGCCTGATGCGCTCGACCTTCTGGTGATCTGCGCCGAAGCAGGTTTGACCGTCGATTCCGCCTTCAACCGCGTGGCCAAGGAACTGGGTCGTGCCTATCCCGAACTGGGCGATGAATTCGCGCTGACCGCAATTGAGCTGGCCTTCCTCACAGAACGTCGCCAGGCATTCGAGAACCTCGCCTATCGCGTCGATCTTGATGCCGTGCGGGGCGTGGTAACGACGATGATTCAGACCGAGCGTTACGGTACGCCGCTGGCCTCTGCCCTGCGCGTTCTGTCTGCCGAGTTCCGTAATGAACGCATGATGCGCGCTGAAGAAAAGGCCGCGCGCCTACCCGCCATCATGACGGTGCCGCTGATCCTGTTCATTCTGCCCGTGCTGTTCATCGTGATCCTGGGTCCGGCAGCATGTTCCATTGCCGACGCATTCGCCGGAGATGGACCAGGAAGCAACTGA
- a CDS encoding MarR family winged helix-turn-helix transcriptional regulator yields MSGRIAQEYRQRWELSIPEWRVMAVLGDAGPQTQRELTKRTLMDKVAVNRACKVLEERSLAQRTPNEHDGRSHLLALTSEGTTMHGEIMPLALEMERQLFAGFSAEELDLFRTLLARARAKAEALSDDDLPGTGGLR; encoded by the coding sequence GTGAGCGGACGTATTGCGCAGGAATATCGGCAGCGATGGGAACTGAGCATTCCTGAATGGCGCGTAATGGCGGTACTTGGCGATGCCGGCCCGCAGACCCAGCGAGAACTCACCAAGCGCACATTGATGGATAAAGTCGCGGTCAACCGCGCGTGCAAGGTGTTGGAAGAACGCAGCCTTGCTCAGCGTACACCCAATGAACATGATGGCCGTTCGCATCTTCTTGCGCTGACCAGTGAGGGCACGACCATGCATGGCGAGATTATGCCATTGGCGCTGGAAATGGAACGTCAGCTGTTTGCAGGCTTTTCGGCAGAAGAGCTCGATTTGTTCAGAACCCTGCTGGCGCGCGCTCGCGCAAAGGCAGAGGCTCTTTCGGATGATGATTTGCCCGGCACCGGCGGCTTGCGGTAA